One part of the Sporosarcina ureae genome encodes these proteins:
- a CDS encoding tyrosine-type recombinase/integrase: protein MHPSIESFTRWLFEEGRSPRTIESYGSDIKGFQQFLREKAVGEDQPLSCYSFVRFKEHLFKEEYAVATINKKINNLKVYNDFLRIQAIVNESIIVLKRDRIKIAAGSEVVVEALSDEQVEHLLCYVENRNKVSTRNKLIVYILMYTGIRVSELVGIKLVDIDFLESHLTVMGKGGKRREIGLRQEVLGLIREYIKEERSASVFHQSGYLLVSQRSEKMHRDAVRSWLANISTDVGFKLYPHIFRHTFCSTLLRRGVNLTTVSKIAGHSSVNLTAKFYIQTTRAEKMDAVNKL from the coding sequence ATGCACCCATCCATTGAATCATTTACACGCTGGCTATTTGAAGAAGGACGTTCTCCTCGAACGATTGAATCTTACGGTTCAGACATTAAAGGATTCCAGCAGTTCCTACGGGAAAAGGCAGTGGGAGAAGACCAACCTCTTTCATGCTACTCATTTGTTCGATTCAAAGAACACTTGTTCAAAGAAGAATACGCTGTAGCAACAATTAACAAAAAGATTAATAATCTAAAGGTATACAATGATTTTCTGCGAATCCAAGCTATAGTCAACGAGTCAATTATTGTATTAAAGAGAGATCGAATTAAAATAGCGGCAGGAAGTGAGGTTGTAGTTGAAGCTCTTTCAGATGAACAGGTAGAGCACTTACTGTGTTATGTTGAAAATCGAAACAAGGTCAGTACTAGAAATAAGTTAATCGTCTACATTTTGATGTATACAGGCATAAGAGTGAGTGAACTTGTTGGCATTAAGCTTGTAGACATTGATTTTCTCGAAAGTCATCTTACTGTGATGGGGAAAGGTGGAAAGAGACGTGAAATCGGCTTAAGACAGGAAGTGCTGGGGTTGATAAGGGAGTACATCAAGGAAGAGCGTTCTGCGTCTGTTTTCCACCAAAGTGGCTATCTTTTGGTGAGCCAGCGTAGTGAGAAGATGCATCGTGATGCAGTGAGGAGTTGGTTAGCGAACATTTCAACTGATGTAGGGTTTAAATTGTATCCGCATATTTTCAGGCACACATTTTGTTCCACCTTGTTACGACGTGGGGTGAATCTAACGACAGTCAGTAAAATCGCAGGTCATTCTTCTGTAAATTTGACTGCCAAATTCTATATTCAAACGACAAGAGCAGAGAAGATGGATGCAGTGAATAAACTGTAA
- a CDS encoding IS30 family transposase translates to MVAQLESTIQNRKNKHLSAFERGQIEALHKDGHTNREIGRRLGRVHQTIANELKRGTTIQLKTGRTSYTAYFAETGQAIYERNRLQCGAKSKLLMANEFVNFACDKILDQDWSPDAVVGFTSLQEEWKDRPTVSTKTLYNYIDLDVLRVRNIDLPMKLRRNTKVKHIRRNRRILGMSIAERPVEIEDRQEFGHWEIDTVEGQKSDDNALLTLVERKTRNYYAILLDDQDHDSVDFAINQLRQDFGELFSQVFKTITSDNGSEFSNLTKSLQGVTDVYFARPYAPYERGSNERHNGLLRRYIPKGKAISDYSTESIQRIYQTLNQLPRKILNYRQPSVLFEEELARLA, encoded by the coding sequence ATAGTGGCACAACTTGAGAGTACCATACAAAACCGTAAAAATAAACACCTGTCAGCTTTTGAGCGCGGTCAAATCGAGGCGCTTCACAAGGATGGACATACCAACCGAGAGATCGGTAGACGCTTAGGACGCGTTCATCAAACCATCGCGAATGAATTAAAGCGTGGAACCACAATCCAACTCAAAACTGGACGCACATCCTATACAGCCTATTTCGCTGAAACGGGACAGGCGATATATGAACGAAATCGACTTCAGTGCGGCGCAAAAAGTAAGCTGCTTATGGCCAATGAATTTGTCAATTTCGCGTGTGATAAAATCCTAGATCAGGACTGGTCACCAGACGCAGTCGTCGGGTTTACAAGCCTTCAAGAAGAGTGGAAAGACCGACCTACTGTGTCCACGAAAACCCTGTATAACTACATTGATTTAGACGTATTACGCGTTCGAAATATAGACTTGCCGATGAAACTGAGACGGAACACCAAAGTGAAACACATCCGAAGAAACCGTCGTATTTTGGGCATGAGCATCGCTGAACGTCCCGTTGAAATTGAAGATCGTCAAGAATTCGGTCATTGGGAAATTGATACGGTAGAAGGACAGAAGTCTGATGACAACGCATTATTGACGCTCGTTGAACGTAAAACGAGAAACTATTATGCCATCCTCCTAGATGATCAAGATCATGATTCGGTGGACTTTGCGATCAACCAGTTACGACAGGATTTTGGTGAGCTGTTTTCTCAAGTATTCAAAACGATTACGTCGGATAACGGCAGCGAGTTTTCTAATCTGACAAAGAGTCTTCAAGGTGTTACTGACGTCTATTTCGCTCGTCCATATGCACCGTATGAAAGAGGATCTAACGAGCGACACAATGGTCTGCTCAGACGATATATTCCCAAAGGAAAAGCAATTTCTGATTACTCTACAGAGTCTATTCAACGTATTTATCAGACACTGAATCAGTTGCCTAGGAAGATTTTGAACTATCGACAGCCATCCGTTTTGTTTGAAGAAGAGTTGGCTAGGTTAGCATAG
- a CDS encoding IS3 family transposase, which produces MLQEYISYYNNDRTHQGINGQTPITSPTYFPTSVEETKLEAMPVLNGLYHTYKKAA; this is translated from the coding sequence CTGTTACAAGAATACATCAGCTATTACAACAATGATCGCACACATCAAGGCATCAACGGCCAGACGCCAATTACATCACCAACATATTTCCCAACTTCAGTGGAAGAGACAAAACTTGAGGCGATGCCTGTACTAAATGGTCTCTATCATACATATAAGAAAGCAGCTTAG
- a CDS encoding JAB domain-containing protein, translating to MKYELQTEQMELLVVKEETKKPVPAKRVDIVSLRMVKESCLLYKNRSIKSPEDGFHLFKQFLGELDREYFVIMCLDVKNQPTAINVCHVGSLNASIVHPREVMKTAILSNSCSIIVAHNHPSGNPTPSAEDISVTKRLKEAGEIMGIDVLDHLIIGEDTFVSLKEKGYL from the coding sequence ATGAAGTATGAATTACAGACGGAACAAATGGAGTTATTAGTAGTAAAAGAAGAGACAAAGAAACCTGTTCCAGCAAAACGAGTAGACATTGTATCCTTACGCATGGTGAAGGAATCATGCTTACTGTATAAGAATCGTTCGATTAAGAGTCCTGAAGACGGATTTCATCTGTTCAAGCAGTTCTTAGGCGAACTAGACCGAGAATATTTTGTCATCATGTGTCTAGATGTAAAGAATCAACCGACTGCTATTAATGTGTGTCATGTTGGAAGCTTGAATGCTAGCATCGTTCATCCAAGAGAAGTCATGAAAACTGCCATTCTCTCTAACTCTTGTTCCATCATCGTTGCCCACAATCATCCGTCAGGTAATCCAACTCCAAGTGCGGAGGACATCTCTGTAACAAAACGATTGAAAGAAGCAGGTGAAATCATGGGGATTGATGTACTTGACCATCTCATCATTGGAGAAGACACGTTTGTATCATTAAAAGAAAAGGGGTATCTATGA